In Gammaproteobacteria bacterium, a genomic segment contains:
- a CDS encoding putative Chemotaxis protein CheY (Evidence 3 : Putative function from multiple computational evidences): protein MLTTKYSSEFHSYMNGLRILVIDDASAIRVFIRVGLSEIFKHIEILESPNGRHAQTILNSKPVDLVLCDWEMPEINGHKLLVWIRENERLKHIPFIMITGSADKKNVLAALQAGIDGYVVKPFSVDVLIKQIQETMLRKNAATLKNPVTE, encoded by the coding sequence ATGTTAACCACCAAATATAGCTCCGAATTTCACAGTTATATGAACGGTTTGAGGATACTCGTTATTGACGACGCCAGCGCTATTCGCGTCTTCATCCGCGTAGGGCTGAGTGAGATCTTCAAACACATCGAGATATTAGAATCTCCTAATGGTCGCCATGCCCAAACCATCCTCAATAGCAAACCGGTGGATCTTGTGCTGTGTGATTGGGAGATGCCCGAGATCAATGGCCATAAACTTCTGGTGTGGATCAGAGAGAACGAACGCCTCAAACACATCCCATTTATTATGATTACCGGTAGCGCCGACAAGAAGAACGTTCTCGCCGCCTTGCAGGCGGGTATTGATGGTTACGTGGTGAAACCTTTTAGTGTTGATGTCCTAATCAAACAGATCCAAGAAACCATGCTCAGAAAGAACGCGGCAACACTAAAGAATCCAGTTACCGAATAG